Proteins co-encoded in one Listeria ivanovii subsp. ivanovii genomic window:
- a CDS encoding C39 family peptidase → MRIWLKSLFVIVACVFGCTLLSTKYSISSPSVQLESAKVVYKIDQEPYNVQLDVPILNQMDAPRLFNGCEVTSLAMLLQFAGKDVTKNELASKLPTVPLKQNGQYGNPDKAFVGSITGADSPGLGVYHAPIAKLATSYINQANVHDITGSELKDIISVLSTGAPVWIITTTNYQAPTNWQTVTTKEGKKRITYSMHSVVITGYDKENFYINDPYGYKNRTVKRSILEEGWNAMGKQAIYLSRP, encoded by the coding sequence ATGCGAATTTGGTTAAAATCACTATTTGTCATTGTAGCATGTGTATTTGGCTGCACCCTTCTAAGTACCAAATATAGTATTTCTTCACCAAGCGTCCAACTCGAAAGTGCGAAAGTAGTCTATAAAATAGATCAAGAGCCTTACAATGTCCAATTGGATGTGCCAATTCTCAATCAAATGGATGCGCCAAGACTTTTCAATGGATGTGAAGTGACGAGTTTGGCGATGCTTCTCCAATTTGCTGGCAAAGATGTAACCAAAAATGAACTTGCCTCTAAACTGCCAACCGTGCCATTGAAGCAGAATGGACAATATGGTAATCCTGATAAAGCCTTTGTTGGAAGTATTACTGGTGCGGATAGCCCAGGTTTAGGAGTATATCATGCTCCAATCGCCAAATTAGCAACAAGCTATATCAATCAAGCCAATGTTCACGATATTACTGGTAGTGAGCTAAAAGATATTATTTCTGTACTTAGCACCGGCGCTCCAGTTTGGATTATCACTACCACAAACTATCAGGCTCCAACCAATTGGCAAACAGTCACTACAAAAGAAGGTAAAAAAAGAATCACCTACTCCATGCATAGCGTCGTCATCACCGGGTATGACAAAGAAAATTTCTACATCAATGACCCATATGGTTATAAAAATCGTACTGTAAAAAGAAGCATCTTGGAAGAAGGATGGAACGCCATGGGCAAACAAGCTATTTATCTAAGCCGCCCATAA
- a CDS encoding cation-translocating P-type ATPase, translating to METNKHIPQGLSSKEVAERVKNGQVNRALKPLTRSIAGIIRDNTLTLFNIINVVIASFIIFVGSYKNLLFLGVALCNTAMGIFQEIRAKRNIDKLTILTQSKVKVMRDGKLCELEQGEIVLGDIMVLNREDQICADGVVYQTDGLEVDESQLTGESEPVLKRTKDTVMSGSYIVSGQAYVEVSAVGEQSFVSKISMEVKQEKRPDSELMRSIKKIIKVLTFVIIPLGLALFFSKFLQGLPLKESVLGTSAAMIGMIPEGLVLLTSIALAVGVINLAKQKVLVKSMPCIETLARVDVLCLDKTGTITDGHLDVTDIVLKNPNVTATQISASIGAIVSSLADNNATSIALKKHFPENPEWQVTAKFPFSSARKWSGCSFEERGTFLIGAPEFIFLDLSGENKRELDGYASEGFRVLAVAHTTEYMKTAVLPEKSELLAYILIADNIRAEAPDTFAFFANEGVSIKVISGDNPVTVSNVAVRAGIANGDKYIDMSEIAENINMVSLVEEYTVFGRVTPHQKRSLIQAYKEQGHTVAMTGDGVNDVLALKEADCSIAMAEGSDAARSVSDFVLLSNNFDSMIDVLREGRRVVNNIERVAALYLIKTMYSTILAFTFIFVPGAYPFQPIQLSPISSLTVGIPSFFLALKPNYERIKGQFLHKVLQTSVPAATCIIGYIMIILGFGNMLDLSFAQTSTMNVMLTGATCFVALISVGHPFGRKTKLLVGTMMVAFVCLFLFAGQFFSLAPIFNKDMMMIYVPLLISCGPLYWFIRHIIMRFSWAGAHD from the coding sequence ATGGAAACAAATAAACACATACCACAAGGCTTATCCAGTAAGGAAGTTGCAGAACGAGTCAAAAATGGGCAAGTTAATCGCGCACTTAAGCCACTAACACGTAGTATCGCTGGAATTATACGAGATAATACATTGACACTATTTAATATAATAAATGTCGTGATTGCAAGTTTTATCATTTTTGTTGGAAGTTATAAAAACCTATTATTTCTTGGTGTTGCGCTTTGTAATACCGCGATGGGGATTTTTCAAGAAATTCGAGCAAAACGTAATATTGATAAATTGACGATACTGACACAGTCAAAAGTAAAAGTTATGCGTGATGGAAAACTTTGTGAGCTAGAGCAAGGCGAAATCGTGCTTGGTGATATCATGGTTTTAAATCGAGAAGATCAGATTTGCGCAGACGGTGTAGTTTATCAGACGGATGGATTAGAAGTGGATGAATCTCAGTTAACAGGAGAATCCGAACCTGTTTTAAAAAGAACTAAAGATACAGTAATGTCAGGAAGTTATATCGTAAGCGGGCAAGCATATGTCGAAGTTTCAGCTGTTGGAGAACAAAGCTTTGTCTCTAAAATTTCGATGGAAGTGAAACAAGAAAAGCGCCCTGATAGTGAATTAATGCGCTCAATTAAGAAGATTATTAAAGTATTAACATTTGTTATTATTCCGCTTGGCTTAGCCTTGTTTTTCTCGAAATTTTTACAAGGATTACCATTAAAAGAGTCTGTATTAGGGACATCTGCAGCAATGATTGGGATGATTCCAGAAGGACTAGTTTTACTAACAAGTATTGCGCTTGCAGTTGGAGTTATTAATTTAGCAAAACAAAAAGTGCTCGTAAAATCAATGCCTTGTATTGAAACATTGGCACGAGTCGATGTACTTTGTTTAGATAAGACAGGGACGATTACCGATGGACACTTAGATGTGACAGATATTGTACTTAAAAATCCTAATGTCACAGCTACTCAAATAAGTGCGAGTATTGGCGCAATCGTAAGCTCGTTAGCAGATAATAATGCGACTAGTATTGCGTTAAAGAAACACTTTCCAGAAAATCCGGAATGGCAAGTTACTGCAAAATTCCCCTTCTCTTCCGCACGAAAATGGAGTGGTTGTAGTTTTGAAGAAAGAGGAACTTTTTTAATCGGTGCACCAGAGTTCATTTTTCTAGATTTATCAGGGGAAAACAAGCGAGAACTTGACGGATATGCTAGTGAAGGATTCCGGGTTTTAGCAGTAGCTCATACAACGGAGTACATGAAAACAGCAGTACTGCCTGAAAAAAGTGAATTACTTGCTTATATCTTAATTGCTGATAATATTCGTGCAGAAGCTCCAGATACATTTGCTTTTTTTGCCAATGAAGGCGTATCAATTAAGGTTATTTCAGGAGATAATCCTGTAACTGTATCTAATGTTGCAGTGCGTGCTGGAATCGCGAATGGAGATAAATACATTGATATGAGCGAGATTGCTGAAAATATTAATATGGTAAGTTTAGTTGAGGAATATACAGTGTTTGGACGGGTTACTCCTCACCAAAAAAGATCTTTAATTCAAGCTTATAAAGAACAAGGACACACAGTTGCAATGACTGGTGATGGTGTCAATGATGTGCTCGCGTTGAAAGAAGCAGATTGCAGTATCGCCATGGCTGAAGGAAGCGATGCAGCACGTAGCGTTTCAGATTTTGTCTTGTTATCAAATAATTTTGATTCGATGATTGATGTGCTTCGAGAAGGTCGCCGTGTTGTTAACAATATTGAACGAGTTGCGGCGCTTTACTTGATTAAAACGATGTACTCAACAATCCTAGCATTTACCTTTATTTTTGTGCCGGGAGCATATCCATTCCAACCAATTCAACTTAGTCCGATTTCTTCTTTAACAGTAGGGATTCCGTCCTTTTTCCTAGCATTAAAACCAAACTATGAACGAATCAAAGGACAATTTTTGCATAAAGTTTTACAAACATCTGTACCAGCAGCAACCTGTATAATTGGTTATATTATGATCATTTTAGGATTTGGAAATATGTTAGATTTAAGTTTTGCGCAAACCTCTACAATGAATGTCATGCTAACAGGCGCAACTTGTTTTGTGGCATTAATTAGTGTAGGACATCCATTTGGACGGAAAACTAAATTACTTGTCGGAACAATGATGGTCGCGTTTGTATGCTTATTCCTATTCGCTGGACAATTTTTCTCACTAGCTCCAATTTTTAATAAAGATATGATGATGATTTATGTACCGCTATTAATTTCTTGCGGACCGTTATATTGGTTTATTAGACATATTATAATGCGATTTTCATGGGCTGGGGCACACGATTAA
- a CDS encoding PadR family transcriptional regulator: MRGLTELLKGSLEGMILERISRGETYGYEITKYLNDLGFDEIVEGTVYTILLRIEKKGLVEVEKKKSELGPARKFYTLSESGKEELAIFWKRWEFIQAKMIQVKGGEA, encoded by the coding sequence GTGAGAGGACTAACAGAGCTACTTAAAGGGAGTTTAGAAGGAATGATTTTAGAGCGTATTTCCAGAGGCGAAACGTATGGCTATGAAATAACTAAATACCTCAATGATTTAGGTTTCGATGAAATTGTTGAAGGAACCGTATACACCATTCTGCTTCGAATCGAAAAAAAGGGATTAGTGGAAGTGGAAAAGAAAAAATCGGAATTGGGACCAGCAAGAAAATTTTATACATTAAGTGAAAGTGGCAAAGAAGAGTTAGCTATTTTTTGGAAACGTTGGGAATTCATTCAAGCGAAAATGATCCAAGTTAAAGGAGGAGAAGCGTAA
- a CDS encoding FusB/FusC family EF-G-binding protein, producing MKEFIEPYQYNFIKNQLDNVSRAYRSANDTSTLKALKSLTEEKINQLFSKTELNEHLALFTELHAITSTKEAEPFLEKLKAFVIPFVSPSDAKLKKVFAKTKKLKIPAWSKLDLRDYTFYGWNDISQQRKYIVTYEDGNLVGVNGTISADIQKGVCSICHSHSKVSLFMAKTKSSGDGIYTTNGNYICYNSDVCNEQIKKRETLDEFIEVVRKRK from the coding sequence ATGAAAGAGTTTATAGAACCTTACCAATATAATTTTATTAAAAATCAATTAGACAATGTTTCTCGTGCATACCGTTCTGCCAATGACACTTCGACTCTTAAAGCTTTGAAGTCATTAACAGAGGAGAAAATCAATCAACTTTTTTCTAAGACTGAACTTAATGAGCACTTGGCGTTATTTACAGAACTACATGCGATTACTTCCACGAAAGAAGCCGAGCCGTTTCTGGAAAAATTAAAAGCATTTGTCATTCCGTTTGTTTCACCTAGTGATGCAAAACTAAAAAAGGTATTTGCAAAAACGAAGAAATTAAAAATCCCCGCTTGGTCCAAACTTGATTTACGTGATTATACTTTTTATGGCTGGAATGATATTTCCCAGCAGCGAAAATATATCGTTACGTATGAAGATGGTAACCTCGTTGGCGTTAATGGCACCATCTCTGCTGATATTCAAAAAGGGGTCTGCTCCATTTGCCATTCTCACTCGAAAGTCTCGCTTTTTATGGCGAAAACCAAGTCTTCCGGTGATGGAATTTATACGACGAATGGTAACTATATTTGTTATAATAGTGACGTTTGTAATGAACAAATAAAAAAACGAGAAACATTAGATGAATTTATTGAAGTTGTCAGGAAACGTAAATAA
- a CDS encoding DUF1048 domain-containing protein, with the protein MFKWYKKYRAEKRDYKLYKKRIADLPEDYRNAMKAIETYLWSFAKGAGMFYVLKNVLEMFENAAADNLELKEVVGEDLAEFADNLLLEFPEETWLDKERKKLRKSMK; encoded by the coding sequence ATGTTTAAATGGTATAAAAAATATCGTGCAGAAAAACGAGATTATAAACTATATAAGAAACGGATAGCTGATTTACCTGAGGATTATCGTAATGCAATGAAAGCAATTGAAACATATTTATGGAGTTTTGCTAAAGGGGCAGGGATGTTTTATGTCTTAAAAAACGTCTTAGAAATGTTCGAAAATGCAGCAGCCGATAATTTAGAATTAAAAGAAGTAGTTGGTGAGGATTTAGCAGAGTTTGCCGATAATTTATTACTAGAATTTCCAGAAGAAACTTGGCTAGATAAAGAACGAAAAAAACTTCGTAAATCAATGAAATAG
- a CDS encoding methyl-accepting chemotaxis protein — translation MNLIKNRKLKTKLSINIVITTIMLIGLGVTSFLGFRHVADLSDNMVDNNVAPMREIATIQTNMAQINIDILTMFDTINGKATLIKDIDSLYAANDEALHAFKKANLTTEDKKQLAYFEEKLADMKSAASSVISDTSSALDDAELLGAQNRYYQNVKTKFDDATKQLNVLNDMNYEEVEKSSQAISDFGVKISLIFTAVIVAMLISLFIFNAYITKVILKGIRHLQTAVHKVSSGDLSYRSTYNGRDELGDITNDLNEMSENLRLMMEDVKKASTDVKASSDNVIISSEIISAMTTEMDIEMKMMGEQIQTQIGSMRESTDAMDQMTGGVQNVAEYALKVSDLTKDSAEKTNDGIAVINNLVSQMDRISGVMRSSTDVVSKLVNRVGEVEKALDTVTNIADQTNLLALNAAIESARAGEHGRGFAVVAEEVRKLAEQSRLAVVDINTVLKKIQSESKTTIDVMNTGLSESEAGQKIISETEVTFSDLLNRVNDISLQMQNVSQETEEMAAGIEEVNTSISDVTEISNQIGEKSTAALEFAEVNKMKVDELVVISEEMQKISGSLEGYVANFNTEVSEEFAVEEAQETKNSDEPVLAENV, via the coding sequence GTGAATTTAATTAAAAATCGTAAATTAAAAACAAAATTAAGTATCAATATTGTTATAACTACCATCATGTTAATTGGACTTGGCGTAACTAGCTTTCTTGGATTTCGTCATGTAGCAGATCTTTCAGATAATATGGTTGATAATAATGTGGCTCCAATGAGAGAAATTGCAACAATCCAAACAAACATGGCGCAAATCAATATCGACATCCTGACCATGTTCGACACAATCAACGGAAAAGCAACCCTTATCAAAGATATTGATTCGCTTTATGCGGCTAATGACGAAGCGCTTCATGCTTTCAAAAAAGCTAATTTAACTACAGAAGATAAAAAACAATTAGCTTACTTTGAAGAAAAATTAGCCGATATGAAATCCGCCGCATCTTCTGTCATTAGCGATACATCCAGCGCTTTGGACGATGCAGAACTATTAGGTGCACAAAACCGTTATTACCAAAATGTCAAAACAAAATTTGACGACGCAACTAAACAATTAAACGTTTTAAATGATATGAACTATGAAGAAGTAGAAAAATCTTCCCAAGCTATTTCTGATTTCGGAGTAAAAATTAGCTTGATTTTCACTGCTGTAATTGTAGCGATGTTGATTTCGTTATTTATTTTCAACGCTTATATTACCAAAGTTATTTTAAAAGGAATTCGTCATTTACAAACAGCTGTACATAAAGTATCAAGCGGAGATTTATCTTACCGAAGCACATACAATGGTAGAGATGAACTAGGGGATATTACTAATGATCTTAATGAAATGAGTGAAAATCTACGTTTAATGATGGAAGACGTAAAAAAAGCTTCTACCGATGTAAAAGCTTCCAGTGATAACGTAATTATTAGTTCCGAAATTATTTCCGCGATGACAACGGAGATGGATATTGAGATGAAAATGATGGGGGAACAAATCCAAACACAAATCGGTAGTATGAGAGAAAGTACGGATGCAATGGATCAAATGACTGGTGGCGTTCAAAACGTAGCAGAATACGCGCTAAAAGTATCCGATTTGACTAAAGACTCTGCTGAAAAAACGAATGACGGAATTGCCGTTATCAATAACTTAGTATCACAAATGGATCGTATCAGTGGCGTAATGCGCTCAAGTACAGATGTCGTTTCTAAGTTAGTTAATCGCGTGGGAGAAGTAGAAAAAGCACTAGATACCGTAACCAATATTGCCGACCAAACCAACTTATTAGCACTAAATGCTGCTATTGAATCAGCACGTGCGGGAGAACATGGCCGAGGTTTTGCGGTTGTAGCGGAAGAAGTACGTAAACTAGCGGAACAATCTCGCCTTGCTGTAGTCGACATTAATACGGTACTAAAAAAAATCCAATCGGAATCTAAAACGACAATCGATGTTATGAACACAGGACTTTCCGAATCCGAAGCTGGTCAAAAAATCATTTCTGAAACAGAAGTAACATTTTCTGACCTGTTAAACCGAGTAAACGATATTTCCTTACAAATGCAAAATGTATCACAAGAAACCGAAGAAATGGCTGCTGGAATTGAAGAAGTCAATACTTCCATTAGTGATGTCACCGAAATTTCCAACCAAATCGGTGAAAAATCAACCGCAGCGCTGGAATTTGCCGAAGTGAACAAAATGAAAGTAGATGAATTAGTCGTTATATCCGAAGAAATGCAAAAAATATCAGGTTCATTAGAAGGGTATGTCGCTAATTTTAATACGGAAGTAAGTGAAGAATTTGCAGTTGAGGAAGCGCAAGAAACTAAAAACAGCGATGAGCCAGTCTTAGCAGAGAATGTCTAA
- a CDS encoding ABC transporter permease — protein MIVKEYFADIFALAGRIIKHNIRSLDTMITVVAMPIMLMLGMVYIFGGSVKIEGLSQQDYIDYIVPGILLMTIATGSAYTALRINLDKTAGMFERFKSMPIAKSAVIGGHVVASVIFMLISCLAVLIVAWLIGFRTDANLGEWSLIVLLLVLFAFMLTWLSVPFGLMASSIEGAGAFSYIILMLLFVSSAFVPVAGMAKVVRIFAENQPMTPIIQSLRDLFTSVPLSNDIWLALGWMVAILVVSYIGGMFVYKKI, from the coding sequence ATGATTGTAAAAGAATACTTTGCTGATATTTTTGCGCTAGCTGGACGAATTATTAAACACAATATCCGTAGCTTAGATACAATGATTACGGTTGTGGCAATGCCGATTATGTTAATGCTTGGAATGGTTTATATTTTTGGTGGGTCAGTGAAAATTGAAGGATTGTCGCAGCAAGATTATATTGACTATATTGTTCCAGGAATTCTTTTGATGACCATAGCGACTGGTTCCGCTTATACAGCTCTTCGAATTAATTTAGATAAAACAGCTGGTATGTTTGAACGGTTTAAATCCATGCCAATTGCTAAGTCCGCAGTAATCGGTGGACATGTAGTTGCTTCCGTTATCTTTATGTTAATATCATGTTTAGCTGTATTGATTGTCGCCTGGTTGATTGGTTTTAGAACAGATGCGAATTTGGGAGAATGGAGCCTGATTGTATTATTACTTGTGCTGTTTGCCTTCATGCTCACTTGGCTGTCTGTTCCGTTTGGATTAATGGCAAGCAGTATTGAAGGGGCAGGAGCTTTCTCTTACATTATTTTGATGCTCTTGTTTGTTAGCTCAGCGTTCGTACCAGTGGCAGGGATGGCAAAGGTTGTGCGGATATTCGCGGAAAACCAGCCAATGACCCCGATCATACAATCCTTGCGTGATCTATTTACCTCAGTGCCACTTTCGAATGATATTTGGTTAGCGCTTGGCTGGATGGTGGCGATATTGGTTGTTTCCTATATTGGCGGCATGTTTGTATATAAGAAAATCTAA
- a CDS encoding LPXTG cell wall anchor domain-containing protein, whose translation MVSSKKILTSVIVIISLGFSYFLFETVSAEGNTTGAILPTTGDDFSIWPIVIGVFLVLLAIVLFLKKKI comes from the coding sequence ATGGTTTCTTCTAAAAAAATACTTACCAGTGTTATCGTTATAATTTCTCTTGGATTTAGTTATTTTCTTTTCGAAACAGTGAGCGCAGAAGGCAACACAACTGGTGCGATTCTTCCAACTACAGGAGACGATTTTTCGATTTGGCCGATAGTTATCGGTGTTTTCCTAGTACTACTCGCAATTGTATTATTTCTTAAGAAAAAGATTTAA
- a CDS encoding lytic transglycosylase domain-containing protein: MNSVEQVISIRQAEFASVFEIAKQSATTFEAKLNERLNSGTAETKTTNIPTVTDAELNHAREVYEALINQSETKVTKVPTSATEKTASSESTNWNNYQIKPISAENEGKYSELIQTAATKYDVPEALIKRVIQVESNFNPNVVSSAGATGLMQLMYGANRTDPAANIDSGTKQLAGYIKQYDGDLKLALAAYNAGPGNVRKYGGIPPFKETQNYLTKIIG; encoded by the coding sequence GTGAATTCAGTAGAACAAGTAATTAGTATAAGACAAGCCGAGTTCGCTAGCGTCTTCGAAATAGCGAAACAATCTGCAACCACTTTTGAAGCTAAATTAAATGAACGATTAAACAGCGGAACTGCGGAAACAAAAACGACCAATATTCCAACCGTAACAGATGCCGAATTAAATCATGCTCGGGAAGTCTACGAAGCATTAATTAATCAATCGGAAACCAAGGTTACTAAAGTTCCGACCAGCGCAACCGAAAAAACAGCTAGCTCTGAATCAACCAATTGGAATAACTATCAAATCAAACCAATCAGTGCAGAAAATGAAGGAAAGTATAGCGAGTTAATTCAAACGGCTGCAACTAAATATGACGTTCCAGAAGCACTCATTAAGCGAGTTATCCAAGTAGAATCTAATTTTAATCCAAATGTTGTTTCAAGCGCAGGAGCTACAGGCCTTATGCAACTGATGTATGGAGCGAATCGAACAGACCCAGCCGCAAACATCGATTCAGGTACGAAACAGCTAGCAGGCTATATCAAGCAATATGACGGCGACTTAAAACTAGCACTAGCAGCTTATAATGCCGGGCCAGGAAATGTTCGCAAATACGGAGGCATTCCACCATTCAAAGAAACACAAAACTATTTAACGAAAATTATTGGATAA
- a CDS encoding pyruvate oxidase — MSKVKASETLVQTLKNWGIDHVYGLPGDSIDTVVDALREEQEEIEFIHVRHEEVATLAAAAYSKLTGKIGVALSIGGPGAIHLLNGMYDAKMDHVPMLVLAGQVTTDVLNTGFFQEVNLPAIFEDVAVYNKQIDNAETLADVVDEAIRTAYKEKGVAVLTIPNDIPAQTIKASLEAKPVKFEQENPKLDEVNLQEAIALIDKAEKPVILAGLGTKHAGAELLAFAEKAKIPIINSLPAKTIIPDDHSNALGNLGKIGTKPAYEAMQETDLLLMFGNDYPYSNYLPKKANCIQIDIDPSRISKRYPATVGLVGDAAEIISSLTAKIAPVTERKFLQACQENMQEWWKWLEEDIRKTTDPIAPEVVMANIQKIADKDAIFSIDVGTATVWSTRYLHLTTENDFIVSAWLGTMGCGLPGAIAAKKAFPERQAIAIVGDGGFSMVMQDFVTAVGQKMPMIIVVLNNQELSFIKYEQQSAGELNYAIDLPDMDYAKFAESCGGIGFRVEKMADLENAFENAKLATKPVIIDVSVDSSAAPLPGKIIMDEALGYTKFEIQSVLEDHRFAKMPPLKTILRRFL, encoded by the coding sequence ATGTCAAAAGTAAAAGCAAGTGAAACACTCGTACAAACATTAAAAAATTGGGGTATTGACCATGTATACGGTTTGCCTGGTGACTCAATTGATACAGTAGTCGATGCTTTAAGAGAGGAACAAGAAGAAATTGAATTTATTCACGTTCGTCATGAGGAAGTAGCAACGTTAGCCGCTGCCGCATACTCTAAACTAACCGGAAAAATTGGTGTTGCATTATCTATCGGCGGACCTGGTGCGATTCATTTATTAAACGGAATGTATGATGCAAAAATGGATCATGTTCCAATGCTCGTCCTAGCTGGGCAAGTTACAACAGATGTTCTAAATACCGGTTTTTTCCAAGAAGTAAATTTACCGGCAATTTTTGAAGATGTAGCGGTTTATAATAAACAAATTGATAATGCTGAAACACTTGCAGATGTCGTCGATGAAGCGATTCGCACTGCTTATAAAGAAAAAGGGGTCGCCGTTCTCACGATTCCAAATGACATTCCTGCGCAAACAATCAAAGCGAGCTTAGAAGCAAAACCAGTAAAATTCGAACAAGAAAATCCGAAACTCGATGAAGTCAACCTTCAAGAAGCCATCGCATTAATCGACAAAGCGGAAAAACCAGTTATTTTAGCAGGACTTGGAACAAAGCATGCTGGAGCAGAACTTTTAGCATTTGCGGAAAAAGCCAAAATCCCAATCATTAACTCCCTACCAGCCAAAACCATTATTCCAGATGACCACTCAAATGCACTTGGAAACCTTGGCAAAATCGGAACGAAACCTGCCTATGAAGCCATGCAGGAAACCGATTTACTTTTAATGTTCGGAAATGATTACCCGTACAGCAATTATTTACCTAAAAAAGCAAATTGTATCCAAATCGATATTGATCCTTCCAGAATTAGCAAACGTTATCCGGCGACAGTGGGATTAGTTGGTGACGCGGCAGAAATTATTTCTAGTTTAACAGCAAAAATCGCTCCTGTTACAGAACGTAAATTCCTCCAAGCTTGCCAAGAAAACATGCAAGAATGGTGGAAATGGTTAGAGGAAGATATTAGAAAAACCACTGATCCAATTGCGCCAGAAGTAGTGATGGCTAACATTCAAAAAATAGCTGACAAGGATGCTATTTTCTCCATTGATGTTGGAACAGCCACCGTTTGGAGTACGCGTTATTTACATTTAACTACCGAAAATGACTTTATTGTTTCCGCTTGGTTAGGTACGATGGGATGTGGTTTGCCAGGTGCTATTGCTGCAAAAAAAGCTTTCCCAGAACGCCAAGCTATCGCTATCGTTGGAGACGGAGGTTTTTCGATGGTGATGCAAGACTTCGTGACAGCAGTCGGACAAAAAATGCCGATGATTATAGTAGTTTTAAATAATCAAGAACTTTCTTTCATAAAATATGAGCAACAATCGGCTGGAGAATTAAATTACGCGATTGATTTACCAGATATGGATTACGCAAAATTCGCTGAAAGTTGTGGTGGCATTGGTTTCCGGGTAGAAAAAATGGCCGATTTAGAGAATGCTTTTGAAAATGCAAAACTAGCAACGAAACCGGTTATCATTGATGTTTCCGTGGATAGCTCTGCCGCGCCACTACCAGGTAAAATTATTATGGATGAAGCACTTGGTTACACAAAATTCGAAATCCAATCCGTTCTAGAAGATCATCGTTTTGCTAAAATGCCACCATTAAAAACGATTTTACGCAGATTTTTATAA
- a CDS encoding ATP-binding cassette domain-containing protein, producing the protein MTIIDIQQVKKSFKKQEVLKQVTIQVETGKIYALLGANGAGKSTLLKIVTGLLSSDGGEVTIKNLSVQKNTKAVQRLFSYNAQQASVDEVLTGYENLLLIGKLRHVKRPKEVANSLLEQFGLTDSKDKRVSAYSGGMKRRLDLAMSLVGDAEILFLDEPTTGLDPSSRFELWEVIEKLKNNGKTIFLTTQYLEEADKLADSIGFLKNGEIIATGTPKELKRLAGENSLQLTFDPKDITQAKEILAEFDPKQLSDVLLSVELVEEIKTTLEILKKLSLNQLEPLDFETIRPTLDDVFIALTKG; encoded by the coding sequence ATGACTATCATTGATATTCAGCAAGTGAAAAAAAGTTTTAAAAAACAAGAAGTTTTGAAACAAGTCACGATTCAAGTAGAAACAGGGAAAATTTATGCTTTACTAGGTGCAAATGGAGCAGGCAAGAGCACGCTTTTAAAAATTGTGACGGGCTTACTTTCTAGTGACGGCGGTGAAGTAACGATTAAAAATTTATCCGTTCAAAAAAATACGAAAGCAGTGCAGCGCTTGTTCAGTTATAATGCGCAACAAGCGAGTGTTGATGAAGTATTAACTGGTTATGAGAACTTGCTACTAATCGGAAAACTTCGCCATGTGAAGCGACCAAAAGAAGTGGCGAATTCTTTATTGGAGCAATTTGGGTTAACTGATAGTAAAGATAAGCGTGTTTCAGCATATTCAGGCGGAATGAAACGCCGGCTAGACTTAGCGATGAGCTTAGTCGGGGATGCCGAGATTTTATTTTTAGATGAACCAACGACTGGACTTGATCCGAGTAGTCGTTTTGAATTATGGGAAGTTATTGAGAAACTTAAAAATAACGGTAAAACCATTTTTTTAACGACGCAATATTTAGAAGAAGCAGATAAATTAGCAGATTCGATTGGTTTTCTTAAAAATGGTGAAATTATAGCGACCGGTACGCCAAAAGAACTGAAGCGTTTGGCAGGAGAAAATAGTTTACAGCTTACATTTGATCCCAAAGATATCACGCAGGCAAAAGAAATATTAGCAGAATTTGATCCAAAACAACTAAGCGATGTACTTTTATCTGTGGAACTTGTGGAAGAAATAAAAACGACGCTAGAAATTTTGAAGAAACTATCTTTGAATCAGTTGGAACCACTGGACTTTGAGACGATTCGTCCAACGCTGGATGACGTATTTATCGCGTTAACGAAAGGGTGA